One genomic window of Chelonoidis abingdonii isolate Lonesome George chromosome 5, CheloAbing_2.0, whole genome shotgun sequence includes the following:
- the DLC1 gene encoding rho GTPase-activating protein 7 isoform X2 — MCDTLHCIMEHPVKAPLRRSFSDHIRDSTARALDVIWKNTRDRRLAEIEAKEACDWLRAAGFPQYAQLYEDLLFPIDITLVKREHDFLDRDAIEALCRRLNTLNKCAVMKLEISPHRKRSEDSDEDEPCAISGKWTFQRDSKRWSRLEEFDVFPPKQDLNSSSPEAPLLMNAASHESVLTDLSERQEVASIHSTSSTSSHQVTLQSEATTTRTNSVVSVCSSGNFITNDDSFSSLPSPKEQSSFSFNMKANEKNARSKTKSLLKRMESLKIKSSHHGKNKAPSKLGLIISGPILKEGLDEDKLKQFNCVEISTLNGNHINVPVVRKRSVSNSTQTSSSGSQSETSSAVSTPSPVTRTRSLSAYNKRVGMYLEGFDPFNQSTFSDVMEQNFKNRGSFAEDTVFFIPEDHKPGTFPKALSNGNFSPSESNSSVNWRTGSFHGHGHLSLRRENSAESSKELSTGKRRNSSSSVGSRLSIYDNVPGSILYSSTGDLADLENEDIFPELDDILYHVKGMQKIVNQWSEKFSDEGDSDSALDSVSPCPSSPKQIHLDVNNDRTTPSDLDSTGNSLTETEEPSGMQDRRDSGVGASLTRSNRHRLRWHSFQSSHGPSLSSVSLQINSQSVAQMNLLQKYSLLKLTALLEKYTPSNKHGFSWAVPKFMKRIKVPDYKDRNVFGVPLPINVQRTGQPLPQSIQQAMRYLRSHCLDQVGLFRKSGVKSRIQALRQMNESSTDSVNYEGQSAYDVADMLKQYFRDLSEPLMTNKLSETFLQIYQYVPKDQRLQAIKAAVMLLPDENREVLQILLYFLGDVTAAVKENQMTPTNLAVCLAPSLFHLNTLKRENSSPRVMQRKQSLGKPDQKDLNENLAATQGLAHMIAECKKLFQIPEEMSRCRNSYTEQDLRPLSLEELGRINSTEPSDYSCYLQDCMDDLLKEIKDKFKGWVSYSTSEQAELAYKKVCEGPPLRLWKATIEVPAVPEEVLNRLLKEQHLWDEDLLDSKVIETLDSQTDVYQYVQNSMAPHPARDYVILRTWRTNLSKGACVLLASSVDHDHAPVLGVRVNVLLSRYLIEPCGSGKSKLTYMCRTDLRGHVPEWYTKSFGHLCASEVAKIRDSFSNKEVKST; from the exons ATCTCCTgtttcccattgacatcactttAGTCAAGCGAGAGCATGACTTTCTGGACAGAGATGCCATTGAGGCCTTATGCAG GCGCTTAAATACTTTAAATAAATGTGCAGTGATGAAGCTAGAAATTAGTCCACATCGGAAAAGg AGTGAAGATTCTGATGAAGATGAGCCTTGTGCAATAAGTGGTAAATGGACTTTTCAAAGGGACAGCAAGAGGTGGTCCAGGCTTGAGGAGTTTGATGTCTTCCCTCCAAAACAGGATTTGAATTCCTCATCCCCAGAAGCACCTCTCCTGATGAACGCAGCTAGCCATGAAAGCGTGCTGACAGACCTCAGCGAGCGTCAGGAGGTAGCTTCCATTCACAGCACCAGCAGCACCAGTAGCCACCAAGTAACCCTCCAGAGCGAGGCAACCACCACCAGAACAAACTCAGTCGTTAGTGTTTGCTCATCAGGCAACTTCATAACAAATGATGATTCCTTCAGTAGCTTGCCCTCGCCTAAGGAGcagtctagcttcagcttcaacATGAAAGCCAATGAAAAGAATGCCAGGTCTAAAACAAAGAGCCTGTTAAAGAGGATGGAGAGCCTGAAAATCAAGAGCTCTCACCATGGCAAAAATAAAGCCCCTTCCAAGCTGGGTCTTATTATCAGTGGGCCCATCCTGAAAGAAGGCCTGGATGAGGACAAGCTAAAACAGTTTAACTGCGTGGAAATTTCTACCCTCAATGGCAATCACATTAATGTCCCTGTGGTACGAAAAAGAAGCGTCTCCAATTCCACCCAGACCAGCAGTAGTGGCAGTCAGTCTGAGACAAGCAGCGCTGTCAGCACACCCAGCCCCGTCACAAGAACACGCAGCCTCAGTGCGTATAATAAAAGGGTGGGAATGTACCTCGAAGGCTTCGACCCCTTCAACCAATCAACCTTCAGTGATGTCATGGAGCAGAACTTTAAGAACAGGGGAAGTTTTGCAGAAGACACTGTTTTTTTTATCCCTGAAGACCACAAGCCAGGTACTTTTCCCAAAGCACTCTCCAATGGTAACTTCTCCCCATCAGAGAGCAACTCTTCGGTGAACTGGAGAACTGGGAGCTTTCATGGACATGGCCATCTCTCCCTCAGGAGGGAGAACAGTGCAGAAAGCTCCAAGGAACTGAGCACTGGGAAAAGGCGCAACTCCTCTAGCTCAGTGGGCAGCCGTCTTAGCATTTATGACAATGTACCAGGCTCAATTCTGTATTCCAGTACAGGTGACTTGGCAGACCTTGAGAATGAAGACATCTTTCCAGAGCTGGATGATATCCTGTACCACGTAAAAGGGATGCAGAAAATAGTGAACCAGTGGTCAGAGAAGTTTTCAGATGAAGGGGACTCTGATTCAGCACTAGATTCGGTTTCCCCATGCCCTTCCTCTCCAAAGCAGATTCACCTTGATGTAAATAATGATCGAACAACCCCCAGTGACCTTGACAGTACAGGAAATTCCTTGACTGAGACTGAAGAGCCCTCAGGAATGCAGGACAGAAGGGACTCTGGGGTGGGTGCATCACTCACACGGTCCAACAG GCACAGACTGAGATGGCACAGCTTTCAGAGCTCCCACGGGCCCAGCTTGAGCTCTGTGTCATTACAGATTAATAGCCAGTCTGTGGCACAGATGAACCTACTGCAGAAATACTCTCTTTTGAAGTTAACTGCCCTCCTGGAGAAATACACACCTTCCAATAAGCATGGCTTCAGCTG GGCTGTACCAAAGTTTATGAAAAGGATTAAGGTCCCAGATTATAAGGACCGAAATGTGTTTGGAGTTCCCCTGCCAATTAATGTCCAGCGTACAGGGCAGCCTCTCCCACAGAGCATTCAGCAAGCCATGCGGTACCTCCGCAGCCACTGTTTGGATCAG GTTGGACTATTCAGGAAATCTGGAGTCAAGTCAAGAATCCAGGCTTTGCGCCAAATGAATGAGAGCTCAACAGACAGCGTTAACTATGAAGGCCAGTCTGCATACGATGTGGCAGACATGCTAAAGCAGTACTTTCGTGATCTATCTGAGCCGCTCATGACGAACAAACTCTCTGAGACGTTCTTACAGATCTACCAAT ATGTGCCAAAGGATCAGCGGCTCCAGGCTATCAAGGCTGCTGTTATGCTTCTACCTGATGAGAACAGGGAGGTCCTACAGATTCTTCTCTATTTCCTGGGTGACGTCACCGCTGCAGTGAAGGAAAACCAGATGACGCCAACAAACCTTGCTGTGTGTTTAGCACCTTCCCTCTTCCACTTAAATACTCTCAAGAGAGAGAATTCCTCTCCAAG GGTGATGCAAAGAAAACAGAGTCTGGGCAAACCTGATCAGAaagatttaaatgaaaacttggctgCAACTCAAGGCCTTGCCCATATGATTGCTGAGTGCAAGAAGCTTTTCCAG ATTCCAGAAGAAATGAGCAGATGTCGGAATTCTTACACAGAGCAAGATCTGAGGCCTTTAAGCCTGGAGGAACTTGGGCGAATCAACAGTACGGAACCCTCAGACTATTCTTGCTACCTTCAGGACTGCATGGATGACCTGCTTAAAGAGATAAAGGACAAGTTCAAAGGCTGGGTCAGCTATTCCACATCAGAACAAGCAGAGCTGGCCTACAAGAAG GTGTGCGAAGGACCCCCACTCCGGCTGTGGAAAGCCACCATTgaagtccctgctgtgcctgaaGAGGTTTTAAACCGTTTACTTAAAGAGCAGCATCTTTGGGATGAAGATCTCCTGGATTCTAAAGTAATTGAAACCTTGGACAGTCAGACAGATGTATACCAGTATGTCCAGAACAGCATGGCACCACACCCAGCCAGAGACTATGTGATTTTAAG aacatggagaacaaattTATCCAAAGGAGCTTGTGTGCTGTTAGCCTCCTCGGTGGATCATGACCATGCTCCAGTGCTTGGTGTTAGAGTTAATGTGCTTTTGTCCAGGTATCTGATTgaaccctgtgggtcaggaaaatCCAAACTCACCTACATGTGCAGAACTGATTTAAG GGGCCACGTGCCAGAATGGTACACTAAGTCTTTTGGACACCTATGTGCATCTGAAGTTGCTAAAATCAGAGACTCTTTCAGTAATAAAGAAGTAAAATCCACGTGA
- the DLC1 gene encoding rho GTPase-activating protein 7 isoform X4, producing the protein MKLEISPHRKRSEDSDEDEPCAISGKWTFQRDSKRWSRLEEFDVFPPKQDLNSSSPEAPLLMNAASHESVLTDLSERQEVASIHSTSSTSSHQVTLQSEATTTRTNSVVSVCSSGNFITNDDSFSSLPSPKEQSSFSFNMKANEKNARSKTKSLLKRMESLKIKSSHHGKNKAPSKLGLIISGPILKEGLDEDKLKQFNCVEISTLNGNHINVPVVRKRSVSNSTQTSSSGSQSETSSAVSTPSPVTRTRSLSAYNKRVGMYLEGFDPFNQSTFSDVMEQNFKNRGSFAEDTVFFIPEDHKPGTFPKALSNGNFSPSESNSSVNWRTGSFHGHGHLSLRRENSAESSKELSTGKRRNSSSSVGSRLSIYDNVPGSILYSSTGDLADLENEDIFPELDDILYHVKGMQKIVNQWSEKFSDEGDSDSALDSVSPCPSSPKQIHLDVNNDRTTPSDLDSTGNSLTETEEPSGMQDRRDSGVGASLTRSNRHRLRWHSFQSSHGPSLSSVSLQINSQSVAQMNLLQKYSLLKLTALLEKYTPSNKHGFSWAVPKFMKRIKVPDYKDRNVFGVPLPINVQRTGQPLPQSIQQAMRYLRSHCLDQVGLFRKSGVKSRIQALRQMNESSTDSVNYEGQSAYDVADMLKQYFRDLSEPLMTNKLSETFLQIYQYVPKDQRLQAIKAAVMLLPDENREVLQILLYFLGDVTAAVKENQMTPTNLAVCLAPSLFHLNTLKRENSSPRVMQRKQSLGKPDQKDLNENLAATQGLAHMIAECKKLFQIPEEMSRCRNSYTEQDLRPLSLEELGRINSTEPSDYSCYLQDCMDDLLKEIKDKFKGWVSYSTSEQAELAYKKVCEGPPLRLWKATIEVPAVPEEVLNRLLKEQHLWDEDLLDSKVIETLDSQTDVYQYVQNSMAPHPARDYVILRTWRTNLSKGACVLLASSVDHDHAPVLGVRVNVLLSRYLIEPCGSGKSKLTYMCRTDLRGHVPEWYTKSFGHLCASEVAKIRDSFSNKEVKST; encoded by the exons ATGAAGCTAGAAATTAGTCCACATCGGAAAAGg AGTGAAGATTCTGATGAAGATGAGCCTTGTGCAATAAGTGGTAAATGGACTTTTCAAAGGGACAGCAAGAGGTGGTCCAGGCTTGAGGAGTTTGATGTCTTCCCTCCAAAACAGGATTTGAATTCCTCATCCCCAGAAGCACCTCTCCTGATGAACGCAGCTAGCCATGAAAGCGTGCTGACAGACCTCAGCGAGCGTCAGGAGGTAGCTTCCATTCACAGCACCAGCAGCACCAGTAGCCACCAAGTAACCCTCCAGAGCGAGGCAACCACCACCAGAACAAACTCAGTCGTTAGTGTTTGCTCATCAGGCAACTTCATAACAAATGATGATTCCTTCAGTAGCTTGCCCTCGCCTAAGGAGcagtctagcttcagcttcaacATGAAAGCCAATGAAAAGAATGCCAGGTCTAAAACAAAGAGCCTGTTAAAGAGGATGGAGAGCCTGAAAATCAAGAGCTCTCACCATGGCAAAAATAAAGCCCCTTCCAAGCTGGGTCTTATTATCAGTGGGCCCATCCTGAAAGAAGGCCTGGATGAGGACAAGCTAAAACAGTTTAACTGCGTGGAAATTTCTACCCTCAATGGCAATCACATTAATGTCCCTGTGGTACGAAAAAGAAGCGTCTCCAATTCCACCCAGACCAGCAGTAGTGGCAGTCAGTCTGAGACAAGCAGCGCTGTCAGCACACCCAGCCCCGTCACAAGAACACGCAGCCTCAGTGCGTATAATAAAAGGGTGGGAATGTACCTCGAAGGCTTCGACCCCTTCAACCAATCAACCTTCAGTGATGTCATGGAGCAGAACTTTAAGAACAGGGGAAGTTTTGCAGAAGACACTGTTTTTTTTATCCCTGAAGACCACAAGCCAGGTACTTTTCCCAAAGCACTCTCCAATGGTAACTTCTCCCCATCAGAGAGCAACTCTTCGGTGAACTGGAGAACTGGGAGCTTTCATGGACATGGCCATCTCTCCCTCAGGAGGGAGAACAGTGCAGAAAGCTCCAAGGAACTGAGCACTGGGAAAAGGCGCAACTCCTCTAGCTCAGTGGGCAGCCGTCTTAGCATTTATGACAATGTACCAGGCTCAATTCTGTATTCCAGTACAGGTGACTTGGCAGACCTTGAGAATGAAGACATCTTTCCAGAGCTGGATGATATCCTGTACCACGTAAAAGGGATGCAGAAAATAGTGAACCAGTGGTCAGAGAAGTTTTCAGATGAAGGGGACTCTGATTCAGCACTAGATTCGGTTTCCCCATGCCCTTCCTCTCCAAAGCAGATTCACCTTGATGTAAATAATGATCGAACAACCCCCAGTGACCTTGACAGTACAGGAAATTCCTTGACTGAGACTGAAGAGCCCTCAGGAATGCAGGACAGAAGGGACTCTGGGGTGGGTGCATCACTCACACGGTCCAACAG GCACAGACTGAGATGGCACAGCTTTCAGAGCTCCCACGGGCCCAGCTTGAGCTCTGTGTCATTACAGATTAATAGCCAGTCTGTGGCACAGATGAACCTACTGCAGAAATACTCTCTTTTGAAGTTAACTGCCCTCCTGGAGAAATACACACCTTCCAATAAGCATGGCTTCAGCTG GGCTGTACCAAAGTTTATGAAAAGGATTAAGGTCCCAGATTATAAGGACCGAAATGTGTTTGGAGTTCCCCTGCCAATTAATGTCCAGCGTACAGGGCAGCCTCTCCCACAGAGCATTCAGCAAGCCATGCGGTACCTCCGCAGCCACTGTTTGGATCAG GTTGGACTATTCAGGAAATCTGGAGTCAAGTCAAGAATCCAGGCTTTGCGCCAAATGAATGAGAGCTCAACAGACAGCGTTAACTATGAAGGCCAGTCTGCATACGATGTGGCAGACATGCTAAAGCAGTACTTTCGTGATCTATCTGAGCCGCTCATGACGAACAAACTCTCTGAGACGTTCTTACAGATCTACCAAT ATGTGCCAAAGGATCAGCGGCTCCAGGCTATCAAGGCTGCTGTTATGCTTCTACCTGATGAGAACAGGGAGGTCCTACAGATTCTTCTCTATTTCCTGGGTGACGTCACCGCTGCAGTGAAGGAAAACCAGATGACGCCAACAAACCTTGCTGTGTGTTTAGCACCTTCCCTCTTCCACTTAAATACTCTCAAGAGAGAGAATTCCTCTCCAAG GGTGATGCAAAGAAAACAGAGTCTGGGCAAACCTGATCAGAaagatttaaatgaaaacttggctgCAACTCAAGGCCTTGCCCATATGATTGCTGAGTGCAAGAAGCTTTTCCAG ATTCCAGAAGAAATGAGCAGATGTCGGAATTCTTACACAGAGCAAGATCTGAGGCCTTTAAGCCTGGAGGAACTTGGGCGAATCAACAGTACGGAACCCTCAGACTATTCTTGCTACCTTCAGGACTGCATGGATGACCTGCTTAAAGAGATAAAGGACAAGTTCAAAGGCTGGGTCAGCTATTCCACATCAGAACAAGCAGAGCTGGCCTACAAGAAG GTGTGCGAAGGACCCCCACTCCGGCTGTGGAAAGCCACCATTgaagtccctgctgtgcctgaaGAGGTTTTAAACCGTTTACTTAAAGAGCAGCATCTTTGGGATGAAGATCTCCTGGATTCTAAAGTAATTGAAACCTTGGACAGTCAGACAGATGTATACCAGTATGTCCAGAACAGCATGGCACCACACCCAGCCAGAGACTATGTGATTTTAAG aacatggagaacaaattTATCCAAAGGAGCTTGTGTGCTGTTAGCCTCCTCGGTGGATCATGACCATGCTCCAGTGCTTGGTGTTAGAGTTAATGTGCTTTTGTCCAGGTATCTGATTgaaccctgtgggtcaggaaaatCCAAACTCACCTACATGTGCAGAACTGATTTAAG GGGCCACGTGCCAGAATGGTACACTAAGTCTTTTGGACACCTATGTGCATCTGAAGTTGCTAAAATCAGAGACTCTTTCAGTAATAAAGAAGTAAAATCCACGTGA
- the DLC1 gene encoding rho GTPase-activating protein 7 isoform X3 has product MCQAPPETMILTQIEAKEACDWLRAAGFPQYAQLYEDLLFPIDITLVKREHDFLDRDAIEALCRRLNTLNKCAVMKLEISPHRKRSEDSDEDEPCAISGKWTFQRDSKRWSRLEEFDVFPPKQDLNSSSPEAPLLMNAASHESVLTDLSERQEVASIHSTSSTSSHQVTLQSEATTTRTNSVVSVCSSGNFITNDDSFSSLPSPKEQSSFSFNMKANEKNARSKTKSLLKRMESLKIKSSHHGKNKAPSKLGLIISGPILKEGLDEDKLKQFNCVEISTLNGNHINVPVVRKRSVSNSTQTSSSGSQSETSSAVSTPSPVTRTRSLSAYNKRVGMYLEGFDPFNQSTFSDVMEQNFKNRGSFAEDTVFFIPEDHKPGTFPKALSNGNFSPSESNSSVNWRTGSFHGHGHLSLRRENSAESSKELSTGKRRNSSSSVGSRLSIYDNVPGSILYSSTGDLADLENEDIFPELDDILYHVKGMQKIVNQWSEKFSDEGDSDSALDSVSPCPSSPKQIHLDVNNDRTTPSDLDSTGNSLTETEEPSGMQDRRDSGVGASLTRSNRHRLRWHSFQSSHGPSLSSVSLQINSQSVAQMNLLQKYSLLKLTALLEKYTPSNKHGFSWAVPKFMKRIKVPDYKDRNVFGVPLPINVQRTGQPLPQSIQQAMRYLRSHCLDQVGLFRKSGVKSRIQALRQMNESSTDSVNYEGQSAYDVADMLKQYFRDLSEPLMTNKLSETFLQIYQYVPKDQRLQAIKAAVMLLPDENREVLQILLYFLGDVTAAVKENQMTPTNLAVCLAPSLFHLNTLKRENSSPRVMQRKQSLGKPDQKDLNENLAATQGLAHMIAECKKLFQIPEEMSRCRNSYTEQDLRPLSLEELGRINSTEPSDYSCYLQDCMDDLLKEIKDKFKGWVSYSTSEQAELAYKKVCEGPPLRLWKATIEVPAVPEEVLNRLLKEQHLWDEDLLDSKVIETLDSQTDVYQYVQNSMAPHPARDYVILRTWRTNLSKGACVLLASSVDHDHAPVLGVRVNVLLSRYLIEPCGSGKSKLTYMCRTDLRGHVPEWYTKSFGHLCASEVAKIRDSFSNKEVKST; this is encoded by the exons ATCTCCTgtttcccattgacatcactttAGTCAAGCGAGAGCATGACTTTCTGGACAGAGATGCCATTGAGGCCTTATGCAG GCGCTTAAATACTTTAAATAAATGTGCAGTGATGAAGCTAGAAATTAGTCCACATCGGAAAAGg AGTGAAGATTCTGATGAAGATGAGCCTTGTGCAATAAGTGGTAAATGGACTTTTCAAAGGGACAGCAAGAGGTGGTCCAGGCTTGAGGAGTTTGATGTCTTCCCTCCAAAACAGGATTTGAATTCCTCATCCCCAGAAGCACCTCTCCTGATGAACGCAGCTAGCCATGAAAGCGTGCTGACAGACCTCAGCGAGCGTCAGGAGGTAGCTTCCATTCACAGCACCAGCAGCACCAGTAGCCACCAAGTAACCCTCCAGAGCGAGGCAACCACCACCAGAACAAACTCAGTCGTTAGTGTTTGCTCATCAGGCAACTTCATAACAAATGATGATTCCTTCAGTAGCTTGCCCTCGCCTAAGGAGcagtctagcttcagcttcaacATGAAAGCCAATGAAAAGAATGCCAGGTCTAAAACAAAGAGCCTGTTAAAGAGGATGGAGAGCCTGAAAATCAAGAGCTCTCACCATGGCAAAAATAAAGCCCCTTCCAAGCTGGGTCTTATTATCAGTGGGCCCATCCTGAAAGAAGGCCTGGATGAGGACAAGCTAAAACAGTTTAACTGCGTGGAAATTTCTACCCTCAATGGCAATCACATTAATGTCCCTGTGGTACGAAAAAGAAGCGTCTCCAATTCCACCCAGACCAGCAGTAGTGGCAGTCAGTCTGAGACAAGCAGCGCTGTCAGCACACCCAGCCCCGTCACAAGAACACGCAGCCTCAGTGCGTATAATAAAAGGGTGGGAATGTACCTCGAAGGCTTCGACCCCTTCAACCAATCAACCTTCAGTGATGTCATGGAGCAGAACTTTAAGAACAGGGGAAGTTTTGCAGAAGACACTGTTTTTTTTATCCCTGAAGACCACAAGCCAGGTACTTTTCCCAAAGCACTCTCCAATGGTAACTTCTCCCCATCAGAGAGCAACTCTTCGGTGAACTGGAGAACTGGGAGCTTTCATGGACATGGCCATCTCTCCCTCAGGAGGGAGAACAGTGCAGAAAGCTCCAAGGAACTGAGCACTGGGAAAAGGCGCAACTCCTCTAGCTCAGTGGGCAGCCGTCTTAGCATTTATGACAATGTACCAGGCTCAATTCTGTATTCCAGTACAGGTGACTTGGCAGACCTTGAGAATGAAGACATCTTTCCAGAGCTGGATGATATCCTGTACCACGTAAAAGGGATGCAGAAAATAGTGAACCAGTGGTCAGAGAAGTTTTCAGATGAAGGGGACTCTGATTCAGCACTAGATTCGGTTTCCCCATGCCCTTCCTCTCCAAAGCAGATTCACCTTGATGTAAATAATGATCGAACAACCCCCAGTGACCTTGACAGTACAGGAAATTCCTTGACTGAGACTGAAGAGCCCTCAGGAATGCAGGACAGAAGGGACTCTGGGGTGGGTGCATCACTCACACGGTCCAACAG GCACAGACTGAGATGGCACAGCTTTCAGAGCTCCCACGGGCCCAGCTTGAGCTCTGTGTCATTACAGATTAATAGCCAGTCTGTGGCACAGATGAACCTACTGCAGAAATACTCTCTTTTGAAGTTAACTGCCCTCCTGGAGAAATACACACCTTCCAATAAGCATGGCTTCAGCTG GGCTGTACCAAAGTTTATGAAAAGGATTAAGGTCCCAGATTATAAGGACCGAAATGTGTTTGGAGTTCCCCTGCCAATTAATGTCCAGCGTACAGGGCAGCCTCTCCCACAGAGCATTCAGCAAGCCATGCGGTACCTCCGCAGCCACTGTTTGGATCAG GTTGGACTATTCAGGAAATCTGGAGTCAAGTCAAGAATCCAGGCTTTGCGCCAAATGAATGAGAGCTCAACAGACAGCGTTAACTATGAAGGCCAGTCTGCATACGATGTGGCAGACATGCTAAAGCAGTACTTTCGTGATCTATCTGAGCCGCTCATGACGAACAAACTCTCTGAGACGTTCTTACAGATCTACCAAT ATGTGCCAAAGGATCAGCGGCTCCAGGCTATCAAGGCTGCTGTTATGCTTCTACCTGATGAGAACAGGGAGGTCCTACAGATTCTTCTCTATTTCCTGGGTGACGTCACCGCTGCAGTGAAGGAAAACCAGATGACGCCAACAAACCTTGCTGTGTGTTTAGCACCTTCCCTCTTCCACTTAAATACTCTCAAGAGAGAGAATTCCTCTCCAAG GGTGATGCAAAGAAAACAGAGTCTGGGCAAACCTGATCAGAaagatttaaatgaaaacttggctgCAACTCAAGGCCTTGCCCATATGATTGCTGAGTGCAAGAAGCTTTTCCAG ATTCCAGAAGAAATGAGCAGATGTCGGAATTCTTACACAGAGCAAGATCTGAGGCCTTTAAGCCTGGAGGAACTTGGGCGAATCAACAGTACGGAACCCTCAGACTATTCTTGCTACCTTCAGGACTGCATGGATGACCTGCTTAAAGAGATAAAGGACAAGTTCAAAGGCTGGGTCAGCTATTCCACATCAGAACAAGCAGAGCTGGCCTACAAGAAG GTGTGCGAAGGACCCCCACTCCGGCTGTGGAAAGCCACCATTgaagtccctgctgtgcctgaaGAGGTTTTAAACCGTTTACTTAAAGAGCAGCATCTTTGGGATGAAGATCTCCTGGATTCTAAAGTAATTGAAACCTTGGACAGTCAGACAGATGTATACCAGTATGTCCAGAACAGCATGGCACCACACCCAGCCAGAGACTATGTGATTTTAAG aacatggagaacaaattTATCCAAAGGAGCTTGTGTGCTGTTAGCCTCCTCGGTGGATCATGACCATGCTCCAGTGCTTGGTGTTAGAGTTAATGTGCTTTTGTCCAGGTATCTGATTgaaccctgtgggtcaggaaaatCCAAACTCACCTACATGTGCAGAACTGATTTAAG GGGCCACGTGCCAGAATGGTACACTAAGTCTTTTGGACACCTATGTGCATCTGAAGTTGCTAAAATCAGAGACTCTTTCAGTAATAAAGAAGTAAAATCCACGTGA